One Spirochaeta africana DSM 8902 genomic window carries:
- a CDS encoding adenylate/guanylate cyclase domain-containing protein translates to MADWKTLLYRTNLTPQEIREIPGAACENYIAARNYLVNTKGYTDAQLLDGLEISPEEFSVGKNWLHSLDSRQFNTNVFRHAPVLYTHKEYYQAGLAYQFVENDLFLIFFRAIPVTTILREISRTARKFNNQSEMDLIDISRRTAIIKLTPYPYFHACTVGCECRFVEGVLAANFEVHKINSYTTRHVICSARIENLLRYAYGHLGLEYREDGPDIYINEQRAGRRVRLRQQEVNGQQVFSDSIDEDSVDWNAIRITAPVIVQGRELFSPGEIYNAPCCLVELAWRSPSVFDRLRHFVGSRRLLTDSLEKIEEQIEFTNLKIFKLQEALSSSMRKSAIFQVYTRSSLVREVDAGKNPLTYEPRIELKAILFCDIRDFTSLAEIMTPIDMVRFLNGYYDRMNKVITENGGEIDKLIGDCIMAVFDTADHALQAGIEARQRLFEYNRERFSYGLQKIAAGIGITYGPVVIGNIGSRSKMDFTCIGDTVNVASRIEALTKLYGVGLIISEDLVRALLQQYRMRRIDRVMVKGKQEPVQLYHVYEPLPAHVQRKLITDEATLDRLFGLYAAGRFSEATEGYRECMQAVGPHSYAAGSCADPLLPFYIRRCTDMAERTRAGLVQLQKWHGIYEFMDK, encoded by the coding sequence AACTGGCTGCACAGCCTGGATTCCCGGCAGTTCAATACCAATGTATTCCGGCATGCTCCTGTGCTATATACCCATAAGGAGTATTATCAGGCCGGACTGGCCTACCAGTTTGTAGAGAACGATTTATTTCTGATTTTCTTTCGGGCAATCCCGGTAACCACCATCCTGCGTGAGATATCCCGTACCGCACGCAAGTTCAACAATCAGTCCGAGATGGACTTGATCGACATCAGCCGGCGCACGGCGATAATCAAATTGACCCCGTATCCATATTTTCATGCCTGTACCGTGGGTTGTGAGTGCCGCTTTGTCGAGGGTGTGCTTGCGGCCAATTTCGAGGTGCACAAGATCAACAGTTATACAACGCGACATGTCATCTGCAGTGCCCGGATCGAGAACCTGTTGCGCTATGCCTATGGGCATCTGGGGCTGGAGTATCGGGAGGACGGGCCTGACATCTACATCAACGAACAGCGAGCTGGCCGAAGGGTGCGACTGCGGCAGCAGGAGGTGAACGGGCAGCAGGTCTTTTCGGACAGTATAGATGAGGACTCCGTGGACTGGAATGCTATCCGGATCACCGCGCCTGTCATCGTCCAGGGGAGGGAGTTGTTTTCCCCGGGAGAGATATATAATGCCCCCTGTTGCCTGGTGGAACTCGCCTGGCGCTCTCCCTCTGTGTTCGACCGTCTGCGCCATTTTGTCGGATCCAGGCGACTGCTGACCGATTCACTGGAAAAGATCGAGGAGCAGATTGAATTTACCAACCTCAAGATCTTCAAGCTGCAGGAGGCCCTCAGCAGCTCCATGCGAAAATCGGCTATCTTTCAGGTCTACACCCGCTCGTCCCTGGTGCGTGAGGTGGATGCCGGGAAAAATCCGCTGACCTACGAGCCTCGGATCGAATTGAAGGCGATTCTGTTTTGCGACATCCGGGATTTCACCTCCCTGGCCGAGATCATGACCCCGATCGACATGGTCCGGTTTTTGAATGGCTACTACGACCGGATGAACAAGGTGATTACCGAGAATGGGGGCGAGATCGATAAACTGATCGGAGATTGTATCATGGCGGTCTTCGATACGGCTGATCATGCCCTGCAGGCGGGGATCGAGGCCCGGCAGCGGTTGTTCGAGTATAATCGCGAACGGTTTTCGTATGGTTTGCAGAAGATCGCGGCCGGGATTGGCATTACCTACGGCCCGGTGGTGATCGGCAATATCGGCAGTCGCAGTAAAATGGATTTCACCTGCATCGGGGATACCGTCAATGTGGCCTCCAGGATTGAGGCGCTGACAAAGCTGTACGGGGTGGGATTGATTATCTCGGAAGACCTGGTGCGGGCTTTGCTTCAGCAGTATCGGATGCGGCGCATAGACAGGGTGATGGTGAAGGGAAAGCAGGAGCCGGTCCAGTTGTACCATGTGTATGAGCCCCTGCCGGCGCATGTACAGCGGAAACTGATTACCGATGAGGCGACCCTGGACAGGCTGTTCGGGCTGTATGCTGCCGGGCGTTTTTCCGAGGCTACTGAAGGATACCGGGAATGCATGCAGGCAGTCGGTCCGCACAGTTATGCTGCCGGCAGCTGTGCCGACCCGCTCTTGCCGTTTTATATTCGCCGCTGCACTGATATGGCGGAGCGTACCAGGGCTGGCCTGGTGCAGCTGCAGAAATGGCACGGAATATACGAGTTCATGGATAAATAA